The following proteins are encoded in a genomic region of Oryza brachyantha chromosome 11, ObraRS2, whole genome shotgun sequence:
- the LOC102717312 gene encoding B2 protein-like isoform X2 has protein sequence MAEQPSSSPATAKPPPRKRPRYPDEAEEEEEENGLTGGSSSPGSPAGYIFMCSGATKPECYARGVMGLPRGRLDAVSRIRRGAALFLYDFDARHLHGPYRAASDGGLDLVPAQNYVQYSE, from the coding sequence ATGGCGGAGcagccttcctcctcccctgctACGGCCAAGCCTCCGCCGCGCAAGAGGCCGCGGTACCCGgatgaggcggaggaggaggaggaggagaacggCCTCACCGGCGGAAGCTCGTCCCCCGGGTCGCCGGCGGGGTACATCTTCATGTGCAGTGGCGCCACGAAGCCCGAGTGCTACGCGCGCGGGGTGATGGGCCTGCCGCGGGGAAGGCTGGACGCCGTCTCCCGGATcaggcgcggcgccgcgctctTCCTCTACGACTTCGACGCCAGGCACCTCCACGGGCCCTaccgcgccgcctccgacgGCGGGCTCGACCTCGTCCCCGCCCAG
- the LOC102717312 gene encoding B2 protein-like isoform X3 gives MAEQPSSSPATAKPPPRKRPRYPDEAEEEEEENGLTGGSSSPGSPAGYIFMCSGATKPECYARGVMGLPRGRLDAVSRIRRGAALFLYDFDARHLHGPYRAASDGGLDLVPAQCCRVTA, from the coding sequence ATGGCGGAGcagccttcctcctcccctgctACGGCCAAGCCTCCGCCGCGCAAGAGGCCGCGGTACCCGgatgaggcggaggaggaggaggaggagaacggCCTCACCGGCGGAAGCTCGTCCCCCGGGTCGCCGGCGGGGTACATCTTCATGTGCAGTGGCGCCACGAAGCCCGAGTGCTACGCGCGCGGGGTGATGGGCCTGCCGCGGGGAAGGCTGGACGCCGTCTCCCGGATcaggcgcggcgccgcgctctTCCTCTACGACTTCGACGCCAGGCACCTCCACGGGCCCTaccgcgccgcctccgacgGCGGGCTCGACCTCGTCCCCGCCCAG
- the LOC102717312 gene encoding B2 protein-like isoform X1 — MAEQPSSSPATAKPPPRKRPRYPDEAEEEEEENGLTGGSSSPGSPAGYIFMCSGATKPECYARGVMGLPRGRLDAVSRIRRGAALFLYDFDARHLHGPYRAASDGGLDLVPAQFCRMFSSLLS, encoded by the exons ATGGCGGAGcagccttcctcctcccctgctACGGCCAAGCCTCCGCCGCGCAAGAGGCCGCGGTACCCGgatgaggcggaggaggaggaggaggagaacggCCTCACCGGCGGAAGCTCGTCCCCCGGGTCGCCGGCGGGGTACATCTTCATGTGCAGTGGCGCCACGAAGCCCGAGTGCTACGCGCGCGGGGTGATGGGCCTGCCGCGGGGAAGGCTGGACGCCGTCTCCCGGATcaggcgcggcgccgcgctctTCCTCTACGACTTCGACGCCAGGCACCTCCACGGGCCCTaccgcgccgcctccgacgGCGGGCTCGACCTCGTCCCCGCCCAG TTTTGCAGAATGTTTTCGTCACTTCTTTCATGA